The genomic region TGCCCTCGAACTTGCCGTACTCGACCGGATGGTCCTCGACATGGACCGCGAGCCGCTTCTCCTCGGCCTTCGTCGATGGCCCCTTGGGGACCGCCCAGCTCTTCAGCGTCCCATCGAGCTCGAGCCGGAGGTCGTAGTGCATGTTCCTGGCCCAGTGCTTCTGGACCACGAACCGGGGACGAGGACCGTGCGTGAACAGGGCAGCCGCAGCCTCTTTGGCGACCGGGAACCCGGCGCCCGGCGCCGAGACGGGCCCATCGGGCTGCCTGGGAGGAGCCTCCGCCGCGTCCCCGAACGGCTCCGGGGTCCGCGCCGGGTCACGCTTCTTTCGATAATCCTCGAGCTGGGTCTTCCGGGAGGGACTCACGGGACGGGGGCGCTCTTCATCCTCAAGC from Candidatus Eisenbacteria bacterium harbors:
- a CDS encoding DNA polymerase ligase N-terminal domain-containing protein, producing MSPSRKTQLEDYRKKRDPARTPEPFGDAAEAPPRQPDGPVSAPGAGFPVAKEAAAALFTHGPRPRFVVQKHWARNMHYDLRLELDGTLKSWAVPKGPSTKAEEKRLAVHVEDHPVEYGKFEG